GGCGCCGGCCTCGCAAGCGGCGAAGAACAGCTCCTTGTTCACGCACTTGCCGCCGTTGATTTCGGTCAGGTTGCAGAACTGGAACCCCGACACGCCGTCGATGGTGACCGGACGCATGCCGATTTCCACGCACGGGTTGTAAGCGAACTCCTTGTCGTCGACAAAGATGAAGCCCGGCTCGCCGAAGTCGCGCACGGAGGTCATGATTTGCGCCCACTCTTCGCGGGTCAGCTCGTCGCGAAGCAGCACAACGGAGTTGTTGCTGCGGCCGCGCTGCGGGTTGTCGACAAACCAGTCGCCAGTCTTCGCCTTCATCATCTCCTGGTCGTCCTTGTCGAACAGGCAAATCGTCGCGGAGCGACGAACGCCGCCGGCCAGAACTGCGTCGGACATGTGCATGACGAAGTCGTATGCGACGATGGGACGCACGGCGACCGATTCAGCAGCTCCGAGAGCCTTCTGCAACAGCGCCTCGCACTTGATGAGTGCCTGGCGCAGGGGGTCCGGGCCCGGGGCCTTGAAGCCGCCCGAGATTTCCGAACCCTTCGCGCGGATTAGGCTGAAGTCGAAATGAACCTGGTGGCCCTGATATTCCGGGAACGTGCCTTCGCCATCGAAGTACGAGCTCAAGAGGACGCCAAACGCGTCGGCCCAGCCCTCGATGCTGTCGGGAATCTGGAAGACCTTGATTTTCTCGCTCGACGGACGAGCGATTGGGGGCAGCTTGGCCACGTGGTGCTTCTGCACCGAGAAGCCGACGCCGCAGCCGCACAAAAGCAGGTACATCGCTTCCTGGAAGAAAGCCGCACGGTCGCAGTGGCTGACCGAGCAGTTGTACATGCGGGCCTCGTGTTTGCGCAGCTGTTCGCCACCGAACTGCAAGGCACGTTGAGCACCCAGCACCAGTTGGCTTTCGTATGCCACTTCAGCCTTGGCGAAATACTTCTCGAGCTCCGGCGTCATGCGTTCCGCGTACTTGTCGCGGTGCATGTCCATGACGCGTGCTACGGCTTCGTCCCAGGTCTCGTAGGAGCCCCGGGCATCTACCCAGCGGGAGTAGCCCATGAAGAACTTCGACTCGGAGAGCATCTTTTGGCCAAGGGGAGACATCAGAGCGTTTTTCATCTGTTTCTTTCGTAGATTCCGAGGCCCCTGGGGCCTCGATGTTGAAGTTGGTCCGCACGCGTAGCAGGCTTGAAGCCAGTCGCAAGCGGGTTGGTTGTCCTCTCCGCGTATAGCGAGAGGCAATTGACCATCTAAAGGACGACAGCGCCTGCGCCTGGGGGCGCAACGCTGTGCTGGAGGGGTACGCAACCTATAGCTAGCCCGGTCTGGAGGCCTGCTTTAAGGGTGCCAACAGGAGGAGCCGTTAAACGAAAAAGCCACCCCGGATGGGGTGGCCTGCGGGCCGGGGCGCGATTCGGTCAGGCCTCGTTGTCGCGCACTGCCATCGAGGGGTCGATGGCCTCAGCGGAGAGGAACAGATGTCGAATGAGGTCCGTGTGCGAGGCCAGCAGGAGCTTCGTGAGCCAGATGGCCCAGTAGGAGCCGCTGGCAGCGCCGACCTTTACGCCGGTGAAGACGAGGTCGATGAGAGGCTTGACGAGGTGCTCGAGCCCGGGAATCTTGGACAAGACCACCAGGCAGAGAACGCCACAGGCGAGGATGAAGAGGACGGTGCTCATGGTCAGTGTAGAGAGAGCGCGACGCGCTCTGGGAGCAGCTTCGCTTCGATAGCGCGTTGGAGCGCGGCTTCCGCCATTTGCAGCTCGCGCATCGCCCTGGGACAGCTCTCAGCCGCCGCAAACGACCGGGTGAACGACAGCAGCATGGCGAGGGGAACGGCTTCATGCCCGTCCGCTGCCCTGACCGCGGTCGACACGACGCTTCCTTCGCCGTAGCCGACACATGCCAGGACCGCGACAGCTTGGGGCCCCGCACTTGCCTGATGGTCCCGAAGCAACGCGATGGCCTGTTGCACCAGCTTGTCGTACGTACCCGTGGGAGCGTGTTCGCCGCTCAAGGGATTAAGCGCCGGCGGTGGTGAAGCTGCTTTCAGCCGAGGCGGCTCGGCTCTCGTCAGACCCCACCATCAGGAACTGCTCGTACTCGTCGGTAAGGTCAAGGCCCAGCTCATCAGGCGGCATCGTGACCTTGTGCCTGGTCACCTTGAACTCCGGAATAGGCTCCGGGAAGTTGAGCATCGGCGTGTTGATGTGGAACACGCGGGAGCCCGACAGCAGGACCGCCTCTCCGAGGCCCAGGGACTTCAGATGCTCGGGGCTGACGCGATACTCCTCGGATTCCTTCCAGGACTCGGACATGCCGGCGCCGTCCGACGCGTTGCCCTGGGGAGTCGTTCGGATGTTGGAGGAGGATTCGCCCTCGTTCTTGCTCAGCGAGAGGGACTTCGCGAACTTCTTGGTCTTGCCGATGATGTCAGCGGCCGTCTCGGGAGAGTCCTTGGATGCGAACTTGAAACAGACCTTGTTCCAGGTGTTGCCAATGATGATGTCTTCGAAGTCGGGACCGACCGTGCGCAGGTTCGCAAAGGTCTGGAAGGCTGGAATCATGCAGATGCCTGCGCTTCGAGCTTGCTCGAAAAGTCGTGCGATACCGCTCATGACGTAGCTGCCCATTTCGTCAGCAAAGACGAGGAACGGGGGCTTCGGGCGCTTGTCCTTGTGCACGCCCTGCACGTTGTAGACCGCAGTGCGGAGGTCGGAAAGAATGATTTTCCCGAGGTTCAGCGCTGCCGTATCCTTCCCCATGGTCGGAAGCATGACGTACAGACACTTGTTGTTCATCACGATGTCCGTGAGGTCAATTTCCGGCGTGTAGGTGTTGAAGACCTCGCCGAACTTTCCTTGCGCGAAGAGTGCAATTCGCCCGGAGATGCCACCCAGCAAATCCTTGACCATCTTGATGTCAATTCCAACGCCGTTCTTGTCTTTCTTGCGAAACTGATTGAGGAACATCTCCAGGGTCATGCGTTCCTCATCGCCCAAGCGCAACCGCAGCAGCGATTCCAGCGCCCGGTCCGATTGCAAGAGGATGGCGAGGTCGCTGAAGTTGTAGCGGCGCTTGGCTGACTTCAGCGCGCCTGTGAGCACTGTTAAGGCATAGTTCGCCTGCTGGCGGAAGTAGTCGGCGCCTGGCGAGTTTTCCGTTCCCGGAATCAGGTTGAGGAGCCGGCTGGCCACCTCATCGGCGTCGCCCTTGAGGATGGGGTTGTAGGTGTTGCTGTTGTGCGGTTGGTCGACGTTGAGGACGTAGAACTCATCCCCGCGGCCGCAGAGCTGCATCATCATGTTCAACTTGTCGCGCGTCGCCGCATCGAGCTTAGCGTCGATGAAGATGAAGCCGCCACCGCGGATAGCCTGCTGCCAAAGAAGGAACTCGCCCAGAGTGGTCTTGCCGACACCTGACTGGCCGATGATGGCGGTATGCCGAGTCAGGAAGTTGTCGCTGATATCGACGGGCATACCGTTGTCACGCGTGTAGCCGAACCGAATTCCCTCCTTGGTCGACATGAGGTCGCCAAACGTCTCATCCGACGGAAGAACGAAGTTTTCGCGACTGACCGTGTCCGTTCGGTCGAGCCACTCCCGTGCTCGCTTAAACGCGAACCACCCGGCGCCCACAGCGGGCCCCACCAATGCGGGGAGTACATAGGGGTTGCCCGCAACCCAAGGGCTTGACGCCGCGACGCCTGCACCAATCCCCATCAACGCCCAAGCGTCTTTTCGACCTACCAGCATGTAAAACGTCTCCCTTTATGCTGGTTCGTCTAGGAACCAGTCATTTATATGGGCTGGTTGGTCAGGATTCACAAAGAAAAGCGGCAAGACCGAGGTCCTGCCGCTTTACGTCCCGCTTGCGCAGGGCCTGTCAGTGCCTCATTTCGGCATCGTGCCTTGGCTCGCCGGGACGGTCACCGTTACTGGGACGTTATCGTTGCGACCGCCGCTGCCGCCCGGGAACTTGTTGTATGCGTTCTCGACCGTGACTGTGCGCTTCTGCACGCCGCTCTTGGTGGTGTGCACAGTCATCGTGACGGTTTGGGTCACGTTGCCTTCGCGCTTGCCGCAGGCCAGCTCGTTAGGAGCCTTGAAGACGTGGATTCCGTAGTAGCCCGAGCCGGGCTCGGAGAGGGACAGCGGTTGAAGGGTTTCGGTCATCGTGCAGTCCCCCCAGTCCACTTCTACCGCGGTCACGCGGTCCACGTCCTTGGCCTTGTCGCCTGTCGTCTCAGGCCAGTATCCGCTCGCGATGAGTCGCGTGTGGAACGGTCCGAAGCCTTGCGATGGGCTGATGCGGGCGTAGTGCGCCGCAGATGGCGCGGTAACCGTGATGGTGCCCTTACCATCCGCATACTGGCTGTTGAACTGCTGGAACTGCTCAGCAGCCGCCCGGCCGATTTCGCTCGGGCTGCCGGCCGAAGCCGCGACCTTGTCCATGACCGACGTCAACCATTCGGACAGGTCCATCTTGCCGAAGTCCATGGCAGACAGTTGACCCGGCGTGAAGCCCGTGCAGTCGGGGAACTGAGGGAATCCCCACAGCTTGAGGGCAACGGCCGAGGTCGCAGTCACCCGAAAGCTGCACAGGTTCGTCAGGGCATCGCAACGGCCCGTGAGGCGCGTGTCAGAGTTCGGAAAGGTGAACTCCGAGGTGCGCAGGTCGGTTGGGACTTGCACGGTTTTCCAAGTCTGGCCGCCATCCTGGCTGTAGTCGATGCGGATGCGTTCCGGCACGGTCTTTCCGTCCGAGGCGCCCTTTACGGACCAGGTGCGGAACACCAGGTCGGCGATGTTCGACATCTGGTTCAACGCGCCGGCGGAGCGGCCTTCTGACTCTTCGTTCGAGTAAAGGTGCCATGACAGGTCACGGGTGACGATAGCCTTGCCACCCTGACCCATCGGCCATCCTCGTGCTTCATAGGTGCAATTGCCCGATTCGGGCGAGCATGCGCCCTTCACGGCGGTGTAACGGCTGACACCCCGGGACTCGTTGACCAGCGGGTCGAGTTCCACCAGGTTCCACGAATTCGGGCCGAACTCAGGTGCCTTTGGCATTTCGGCGCACCCGTTCGAGTTATCGCAGCTGGCAATGATGGTCCGAACGACGCCAGGGCATTCGAACGATTCCGGGTCCGTCGCAAAAATTTCGCCGGCCTTGACGGGGTCCGCGCAGTAGCTGGGCCACTGCCACGCAGCGACCTTGACGCCGTTGACGTCCACCGGCGACGTCCACCGCCCGTTGCCCTGGTCGAGATAGGTGAAGTTCAGATTCTGGCTGACGATGTCCGCGCCTTGCCCGGACATGGCCATCTGCAGCAGCTGGCCGCGGCCCTGCTCGTGGATGACGCGCGGCAGAATGCCGTTGAATGAGCAGTAGGTCTGGGTGTATTCCAGGCAGGACTTCAGCGGCCACTTAGCCCTGTTGGAGCAGTACTCGCCAATGTAGACGGTGTATTTCGAGCGCCGGGCTGCGGCGAGCTCGACCGTGGGCATTTCGCAGCCGTCACGCATCATCTGTCCTGACTTCGGGCGCTCCATGTCCATCCGGCAGCAGTTCCGCCCGAACAACTGGCCGATGCCGCCTGTCGCCCGCTTGCAGCGCATATCCTTGCCCGTGAAAATCTTCGGGATGGTCGGGTTGTCGCTCATGTCGTCAATGCCTTCGCCCGCAGCGTCCGCAATCGCGGCCGAGACCAGGGCGGCGTTCATCTTCTCGACGTCGACGGTTTGGTCTTGCTTCACGGCATTGCCGAACGTGATGTCGTCCGTGTTCAGGCAGGCGTTGTCTTCGGAACTCTTGGACCACTCGACGCAGATATCCTGAGCGTGCGTGCATTGGTAGGTCTCGTTCTGGGACATGACGAGGCCGCCGTTGCCGCCGGTGTAGGAGGCTGGCTCGGCAGAGGTCATGCTGCAGTGCGCCAGGTCAACGCTCTTGCAGGAATCGAGGTCGTCGGTCGCGCTGGGCTGCCCGTAGCAGACGACACCGGTGGTCGGCGTCGTGTAGATGCCACAACCCGCTTTCTCAGCGTTGGTGAGCTGCAGGACAACACCCGTCGGGAAGCCAGTAGCCTCATCGACGGCCGCGACTAGGCATTGGGCGTCGTCTAGCGTGCGGCCGAACCACTCGCCGCCTTGGTAGGTGTTGTACCGGCTTTCTGAGAGAGGGCTCAAGTCGCAGGCGCCAGCGACCGGCGAGGGCGATGCCTCCACCGACAGGACGGCGGGGTCGCTCGTGGCGAAGTACTCGGTCCAGCTCTGGTCCAGGCACGTCGTGCCGTCCTCTGCGAGCTGCGAGCAGACCTTGGCGGTCTCGCCAATCTTCGACTTGTCCTTGCGCAGGTCTACGCCTTCCGAGGTGAGGCATGTGTCCGTGGTCGCCACCTTGCCGTCCTTGTCGATTTTGACCTTGATGTCGCATTGTGCGGTCTCGAGCTTGTACTTCGTGATGCGCTCAGTGAGGGGGAACGTGCGCGTGCAGCTCGTGGTGAACTTCTGCGAAGTCGTGCTCCATTTCGTGCAGCTGCGCGGGCCGGAGCACTGAGCATCCGCCTGGGTGAGCTTGGTCTCGGTTCCTCCTTCGGCGGCTTGGGCCGGATTTGCCCGCAGGTGCTCGCCGGTCTCCCTGGTCTTGTCGGCGTAGCTGCCGTTTTCGACGTTGGTGCGGAGGTCCGAAATCAGTGTGCTGTTGGAAGCAATCTGTTGGCCGGTGACCTTCAGAGTGGCGTCGCTGCCGCCAATGACCGACGTCCCGCGGACCGAGATGCGGCAGCTGTCGGTGCTGTTGCAGCCAGCCCCGACCTGAACTCCGCTCACCGTGGTGAAGGAGCCGACGGGCACGGAAATCTCTTGCGAGAAGTCGCTATCAGCCGCGCACTGCCCCAGT
The genomic region above belongs to Variovorax sp. PBL-E5 and contains:
- a CDS encoding type IV secretory system conjugative DNA transfer family protein gives rise to the protein MLVGRKDAWALMGIGAGVAASSPWVAGNPYVLPALVGPAVGAGWFAFKRAREWLDRTDTVSRENFVLPSDETFGDLMSTKEGIRFGYTRDNGMPVDISDNFLTRHTAIIGQSGVGKTTLGEFLLWQQAIRGGGFIFIDAKLDAATRDKLNMMMQLCGRGDEFYVLNVDQPHNSNTYNPILKGDADEVASRLLNLIPGTENSPGADYFRQQANYALTVLTGALKSAKRRYNFSDLAILLQSDRALESLLRLRLGDEERMTLEMFLNQFRKKDKNGVGIDIKMVKDLLGGISGRIALFAQGKFGEVFNTYTPEIDLTDIVMNNKCLYVMLPTMGKDTAALNLGKIILSDLRTAVYNVQGVHKDKRPKPPFLVFADEMGSYVMSGIARLFEQARSAGICMIPAFQTFANLRTVGPDFEDIIIGNTWNKVCFKFASKDSPETAADIIGKTKKFAKSLSLSKNEGESSSNIRTTPQGNASDGAGMSESWKESEEYRVSPEHLKSLGLGEAVLLSGSRVFHINTPMLNFPEPIPEFKVTRHKVTMPPDELGLDLTDEYEQFLMVGSDESRAASAESSFTTAGA
- a CDS encoding recombinase, whose translation is MKNALMSPLGQKMLSESKFFMGYSRWVDARGSYETWDEAVARVMDMHRDKYAERMTPELEKYFAKAEVAYESQLVLGAQRALQFGGEQLRKHEARMYNCSVSHCDRAAFFQEAMYLLLCGCGVGFSVQKHHVAKLPPIARPSSEKIKVFQIPDSIEGWADAFGVLLSSYFDGEGTFPEYQGHQVHFDFSLIRAKGSEISGGFKAPGPDPLRQALIKCEALLQKALGAAESVAVRPIVAYDFVMHMSDAVLAGGVRRSATICLFDKDDQEMMKAKTGDWFVDNPQRGRSNNSVVLLRDELTREEWAQIMTSVRDFGEPGFIFVDDKEFAYNPCVEIGMRPVTIDGVSGFQFCNLTEINGGKCVNKELFFAACEAGAILGTLQAGYTNFKYVSEATRRITERESLIGVSITGWMNNPHILFDEAILKEGAEIVKRVNREVAMLIGVNPAARTTCAKPSGNASVLLGTASGIHGEHSPMYFRNVQMNADDEVAKLILQRNPKMVEKSVWSANGSDIVVSFPVVSKDTSIFKQDLMGVRQLEFVKKAQQHWVENGTNVELCVHPKLRHNISNTIGVDDWSAVEQYIFDNRQWFAGISLLAGEGDKAYPQAPFTEVTSAEQIVGLYGEASMFASGLIVDGLHAFNDNLWMACDTAMGKGLQLSDEDSKDLLKRDWVRRFKKFAKHFDGDMQKASFCLKDCYNLHKWVGIQTSLQDIDFASVLSEVRQVDINTLGSQACAGGMCEVSFN
- the traN gene encoding conjugal transfer protein TraN, yielding MRVANYLLGAMCALFTFTTAAQAPTAEEIAQAKKVATQAATQMRSVSVNRDAGGDTILNEDGTAQLAPRSSFTQAAGLDYFKSITGLEGLEQVASPGQKQQAGIAVVTATAKFDLNCRAKVEGEIRSGGNLTFRAVACEGAPVQSLLFKVCDNQQRLGQCAADSDFSQEISVPVGSFTTVSGVQVGAGCNSTDSCRISVRGTSVIGGSDATLKVTGQQIASNSTLISDLRTNVENGSYADKTRETGEHLRANPAQAAEGGTETKLTQADAQCSGPRSCTKWSTTSQKFTTSCTRTFPLTERITKYKLETAQCDIKVKIDKDGKVATTDTCLTSEGVDLRKDKSKIGETAKVCSQLAEDGTTCLDQSWTEYFATSDPAVLSVEASPSPVAGACDLSPLSESRYNTYQGGEWFGRTLDDAQCLVAAVDEATGFPTGVVLQLTNAEKAGCGIYTTPTTGVVCYGQPSATDDLDSCKSVDLAHCSMTSAEPASYTGGNGGLVMSQNETYQCTHAQDICVEWSKSSEDNACLNTDDITFGNAVKQDQTVDVEKMNAALVSAAIADAAGEGIDDMSDNPTIPKIFTGKDMRCKRATGGIGQLFGRNCCRMDMERPKSGQMMRDGCEMPTVELAAARRSKYTVYIGEYCSNRAKWPLKSCLEYTQTYCSFNGILPRVIHEQGRGQLLQMAMSGQGADIVSQNLNFTYLDQGNGRWTSPVDVNGVKVAAWQWPSYCADPVKAGEIFATDPESFECPGVVRTIIASCDNSNGCAEMPKAPEFGPNSWNLVELDPLVNESRGVSRYTAVKGACSPESGNCTYEARGWPMGQGGKAIVTRDLSWHLYSNEESEGRSAGALNQMSNIADLVFRTWSVKGASDGKTVPERIRIDYSQDGGQTWKTVQVPTDLRTSEFTFPNSDTRLTGRCDALTNLCSFRVTATSAVALKLWGFPQFPDCTGFTPGQLSAMDFGKMDLSEWLTSVMDKVAASAGSPSEIGRAAAEQFQQFNSQYADGKGTITVTAPSAAHYARISPSQGFGPFHTRLIASGYWPETTGDKAKDVDRVTAVEVDWGDCTMTETLQPLSLSEPGSGYYGIHVFKAPNELACGKREGNVTQTVTMTVHTTKSGVQKRTVTVENAYNKFPGGSGGRNDNVPVTVTVPASQGTMPK